AACTAAAAACGAACAAAGCTTTCTAGAAAAAATATTAGATGCAGATGGTGATGGTAGCATTATCGATGATGTAGCAGGAATGGTACTTGGTGGTGGATCTAGTAAAAAAGGAGGATTATCTGGTTTATTAGGTGGTCTTTTTGGAAAATAAACTTTTCATTTTATAATTTATATAAAGCCAAACCTATGTTTGGCTTTTTTTTTGTGACTTACATCAACTTATTTTTTTGTATTTTTAAGAAAAAGAAGCGCATGAAAAACATACTTTTATTTGCTATATTATTAATGATAGCTTTTAGCTGTAATACCAATAAAGTTGCTAGTTCCAAAGATTTATCATTGGCTCAACCTGGTGATACTATTACCATATCAAGTGACAAAACAGAATATGATATTATTATTATAGAGCCAGGTTTTAATACTTGGCTACAAACTGTAGCTAAACCGGAAGGCTATTATACACAACAATATCTAGAAAACAAAAATGTAATGTATGTATCAGCCTGGAATAATCGTGCATTACAGCCACAACGCTACAACCCAAACTTATACGAACTCCAAATCGACTACCAATCTAACATAGATTATGGTTATGACGTAAATTATAAGTTGTATAATTATTTTGTTTATTTTCAAAACAGATATAAACAAAATCTTTTAGGTGGTCGTATTCCTCCTAATTAAAGCCTTTTCTATATCTTTGCAACGATAAAAAT
The genomic region above belongs to Olleya sp. Hel_I_94 and contains:
- a CDS encoding DUF6146 family protein → MKNILLFAILLMIAFSCNTNKVASSKDLSLAQPGDTITISSDKTEYDIIIIEPGFNTWLQTVAKPEGYYTQQYLENKNVMYVSAWNNRALQPQRYNPNLYELQIDYQSNIDYGYDVNYKLYNYFVYFQNRYKQNLLGGRIPPN